The Prunus persica cultivar Lovell chromosome G7, Prunus_persica_NCBIv2, whole genome shotgun sequence genome has a segment encoding these proteins:
- the LOC109950161 gene encoding uncharacterized protein LOC109950161: METIVILVCYNGKWVTSKKMCKYEGGDSKGLIVPRTINFAELLDRVHQIGNTNSREDKVCLKFSVLVASNEWKCIKIEDDDDVNFFMKYNSEVTPSKLAPLLMSIEDKGLTNDVVHSMHITTDSSRMGHSSVAIVESNEVTWNNTNVTDLGGEVGTDFMDMIDFSEVEEMHGGDNGTERNEV, from the coding sequence atggagacaattgttattctcgtgtgctacaatggaaaatgggtcACCTCGAAGAAGATGTGCAAATACGAAGGGGGTGACTCAAAAGGCTTAATAGTTCCACGGACCATCAATTTTGCTGAACTGTTAGACCGTGTGCATCAGATTGGTAATACAAACAGCAGGGAAGACaaggtttgcttaaaattctCAGTTTTGGTGGCCTCGAATGAGTGGAAGTGCATAAAGATtgaggacgatgatgatgtcaatttttttatgaagtacaATTCCGAGGTAACACCTTCAAAACTAGCTCCCTTACTCATGAGTATAGAAGATAAAGGACTGACAAATGATGTAGTTCATAGTATGCATATCACGACAGATAGTAGTCGGATGGGTCATTCTTCAGTTGCCATTGTTGAAAGCAATGAAGTAACTTGGAATAATACAAATGTCACTGATTTGGGAGGTGAAGTAGGGACAGATTTTATGgatatgattgattttagcgaggtggaggagatgcatggtggtgataatggtactgaaagaaatgaagtgtAA
- the LOC18770314 gene encoding vacuolar fusion protein CCZ1 homolog B isoform X1, which yields MGLSSASTTASATPEGLQLCIFDLRRGQNEGQELDKILFFFPADLPFSAQFSVIGLSEGLITFTRIFSPEAACEAIEAERHSHVFYEAEPDIWMVMVVEKSKEFEAIWRSDALRKVLKEVHYLFVMFHGSIRALLDKDPGGGLTRSHLYYFIMDYLGAFQKRSPFDGCCWDFLVGKKLLLPSFRDCLKERGTVQMLTVGREAAIEVQSLVRVLESCAGNIPCHSLILFQDLLVSTTLSPDDTVNLFAYAVLRLTPRALSSGVSSWSYLRKGATSHVSSSSILARPGGVPEQFQGSDVNSPAGDNNYRVIRPLQQDKWSKGKDGFLVTDIWGAEASNLISATPTVLLHQTEERMYLCAHQHKSLTLIFLIPVSSVLIGDQGVSAVKQQVLENVSLKLLRVEEKLSKGWVGENAYHVSGYRYLLVDGDRNVSRASPPGKVTTLTKDSLLALSKLREEVDLEKSKAQSNNAGQEKELEVSIRAKNNAWVIARVTRGKELYMVLEKANETLLYASDAVEKFSNRYCNGAFSLN from the exons ATGGGTTTGTCGTCTGCTAGTACCACGGCCAGTGCAACCCCAGAAGGACTGCAATTGTGCATATTTGATTTGAGGAGGGGTCAAAATGAAGGGCAAGAATTGGACAagatattgtttttcttccCTGCCGATTTGCCCTTCTCAGCACAATTCTCTGTGATTGGGCTCAGTGAAGGACTTATCACATTTACCAG AATCTTCTCTCCAGAGGCTGCTTGTGAAGCCATTGAAGCAGAGAGGCATTCGCATGTTTTTTATGAGGCGGAACCAGATATCTGGATGGTGATG GTAGTGGAGAAAAGCAAGGAGTTTGAAGCTATTTGGAGAAGTGATGCATTGAGAAAGGTTCTTAAGGAAGTCCATTATCTTTTTGTGATGTTTCATGGATCTATAAGAGCGTTGCTTGACAAAGACCCTGGTGGAGGACTAACTCGATCTCATTTGTACTATTTCATCATGGACTATCTTGGTG CATTTCAAAAGCGGTCTCCATTCGATGGGTGCTGCTGGG ATTTTCTGGTCGGGAAGAAACTACTGTTACCATCATTCCGTGACTGTTTAAAGGAGCGTGGAACCGTACAGATGCTTACTGTAGGGCGGGAAGCAGCAATTGAAGTACAG TCGCTTGTAAGGGTGCTCGAATCTTGTGCTGGGAACATACCCTGTCACTCACTGATCTTGTTTCAGGACCTGTTGGTGTCCACAACACTTTCTCCT GATGACACCGTAAACCTATTTGCATATGCTGTTTTAAGGCTGACTCCCCGTGCTTTATCCTCTGGAGTAAGTTCCTGGTCCTATTTACGCAAAGGAGCTACATCCCATGTATCCTCAAGTTCTATCTTGGCCCGTCCTGGTGGTGTTCCAGAACAATTTCAAGGCTCAGATGTCAACTCTCCTGCTGGAGATAACAATTATCGTGTCATACGGCCCTTGCAGCAGGATAAGTGGTCCAAAGGGAAGGATGGTTTTCTTGTCACTGATATTTGGGGTGCAGAGGCTAGTAACTTGATTTCTGCCACTCCAACAGTTTTGCTCCATCAGACAGAGGAGAGAATGTATCTGTGTGCCCATCAGCATAAGAGCCTTACCTTAATTTTTCTCATTCCTGTTTCTTCAGTGCTAATTGGGGATCAAGGTGTTTCTGCGGTGAAGCAGCAAGTTCTTGAAAAT GTATCCCTAAAGCTGTTGAGAGTTGAAGAGAAACTATCAAAAGGATGGGTTGGTGAGAATGCATATCATGTTAGTGGATATCGATATTTACTAGTGGACGGAGACAGAAATGTATCTAGGGCTTCTCCACCAGGAAAGGTCACAACCCTTACTAAG GATTCCTTACTTGCCTTAAGTAAGCTTAGAGAAGAAGTTGATTTGGAAAAGAGTAAAGCACAATCAAATAATGCTGGTCAAGAGAAAGAATTGGAAGTTAGCATCCGGGCGAAAAACAATGCTTGGGTTATTGCTCGGGTTACAAGAGGGAAGGAACTTTATATGGTTCTGGAGAAAGCCAATGAAACCCTTCTTTATGCCTCTGATGCTGTTGAAAAGTTCAGCAACAG GTACTGCAATGGAGCTTTCTCGTTGAATTAG
- the LOC18770314 gene encoding vacuolar fusion protein CCZ1 homolog B isoform X2, with amino-acid sequence MGLSSASTTASATPEGLQLCIFDLRRGQNEGQELDKILFFFPADLPFSAQFSVIGLSEGLITFTRIFSPEAACEAIEAERHSHVFYEAEPDIWMVMVVEKSKEFEAIWRSDALRKVLKEVHYLFVMFHGSIRALLDKDPGGGLTRSHLYYFIMDYLGDFLVGKKLLLPSFRDCLKERGTVQMLTVGREAAIEVQSLVRVLESCAGNIPCHSLILFQDLLVSTTLSPDDTVNLFAYAVLRLTPRALSSGVSSWSYLRKGATSHVSSSSILARPGGVPEQFQGSDVNSPAGDNNYRVIRPLQQDKWSKGKDGFLVTDIWGAEASNLISATPTVLLHQTEERMYLCAHQHKSLTLIFLIPVSSVLIGDQGVSAVKQQVLENVSLKLLRVEEKLSKGWVGENAYHVSGYRYLLVDGDRNVSRASPPGKVTTLTKDSLLALSKLREEVDLEKSKAQSNNAGQEKELEVSIRAKNNAWVIARVTRGKELYMVLEKANETLLYASDAVEKFSNRYCNGAFSLN; translated from the exons ATGGGTTTGTCGTCTGCTAGTACCACGGCCAGTGCAACCCCAGAAGGACTGCAATTGTGCATATTTGATTTGAGGAGGGGTCAAAATGAAGGGCAAGAATTGGACAagatattgtttttcttccCTGCCGATTTGCCCTTCTCAGCACAATTCTCTGTGATTGGGCTCAGTGAAGGACTTATCACATTTACCAG AATCTTCTCTCCAGAGGCTGCTTGTGAAGCCATTGAAGCAGAGAGGCATTCGCATGTTTTTTATGAGGCGGAACCAGATATCTGGATGGTGATG GTAGTGGAGAAAAGCAAGGAGTTTGAAGCTATTTGGAGAAGTGATGCATTGAGAAAGGTTCTTAAGGAAGTCCATTATCTTTTTGTGATGTTTCATGGATCTATAAGAGCGTTGCTTGACAAAGACCCTGGTGGAGGACTAACTCGATCTCATTTGTACTATTTCATCATGGACTATCTTGGTG ATTTTCTGGTCGGGAAGAAACTACTGTTACCATCATTCCGTGACTGTTTAAAGGAGCGTGGAACCGTACAGATGCTTACTGTAGGGCGGGAAGCAGCAATTGAAGTACAG TCGCTTGTAAGGGTGCTCGAATCTTGTGCTGGGAACATACCCTGTCACTCACTGATCTTGTTTCAGGACCTGTTGGTGTCCACAACACTTTCTCCT GATGACACCGTAAACCTATTTGCATATGCTGTTTTAAGGCTGACTCCCCGTGCTTTATCCTCTGGAGTAAGTTCCTGGTCCTATTTACGCAAAGGAGCTACATCCCATGTATCCTCAAGTTCTATCTTGGCCCGTCCTGGTGGTGTTCCAGAACAATTTCAAGGCTCAGATGTCAACTCTCCTGCTGGAGATAACAATTATCGTGTCATACGGCCCTTGCAGCAGGATAAGTGGTCCAAAGGGAAGGATGGTTTTCTTGTCACTGATATTTGGGGTGCAGAGGCTAGTAACTTGATTTCTGCCACTCCAACAGTTTTGCTCCATCAGACAGAGGAGAGAATGTATCTGTGTGCCCATCAGCATAAGAGCCTTACCTTAATTTTTCTCATTCCTGTTTCTTCAGTGCTAATTGGGGATCAAGGTGTTTCTGCGGTGAAGCAGCAAGTTCTTGAAAAT GTATCCCTAAAGCTGTTGAGAGTTGAAGAGAAACTATCAAAAGGATGGGTTGGTGAGAATGCATATCATGTTAGTGGATATCGATATTTACTAGTGGACGGAGACAGAAATGTATCTAGGGCTTCTCCACCAGGAAAGGTCACAACCCTTACTAAG GATTCCTTACTTGCCTTAAGTAAGCTTAGAGAAGAAGTTGATTTGGAAAAGAGTAAAGCACAATCAAATAATGCTGGTCAAGAGAAAGAATTGGAAGTTAGCATCCGGGCGAAAAACAATGCTTGGGTTATTGCTCGGGTTACAAGAGGGAAGGAACTTTATATGGTTCTGGAGAAAGCCAATGAAACCCTTCTTTATGCCTCTGATGCTGTTGAAAAGTTCAGCAACAG GTACTGCAATGGAGCTTTCTCGTTGAATTAG
- the LOC18771344 gene encoding probable calcium-binding protein CML49: protein MSGYPHPPPGYGYGSTPPPGKPYAAPQPGQPGQPGQPHQHQAQPYGAPAAPYGAPSAPYGAPSAPYAAPYAPEKPHQSHGSSGGGYPPSAPGYGSPFAALVPSSFPPGTDPNVVACFQMADQDGSGFIDDKELQRALSSYNQSFSLRTVHLLMYLFTQTNTRKIGPKEFTAVFYSLQSWRGIFERFDRDRSGHIDATELRDALLSLGFSVSPTVLDLLVSKFDKTGGKHRAIEYDNFIECCLTVKGLTEKFKEKDKAYTGTGTFSYEDFMLTVLPFLIA, encoded by the exons atgtctGGATACCCACACCCGCCCCCCGGCTACGGCTACGGCAGCACGCCTCCACCAGGCAAACCCTACGCCGCGCCGCAGCCAGGCCAGCCAGGCCAACCCGGCCAGCCCCACCAACACCAAGCGCAACCGTACGGAGCGCCGGCTGCACCTTATGGCGCGCCGTCTGCACCCTACGGCGCACCATCGGCACCGTACGCCGCGCCGTACGCGCCAGAGAAGCCTCACCAGAGCCACGGAAGCAGCGGGGGTGGATACCCGCCGTCGGCTCCGGGCTACGGAAGCCCGTTCGCGGCTCTGGTGCCATCGTCGTTCCCACCCGGTACGGACCCGAATGTGGTGGCGTGCTTTCAGATGGCGGATCAGGACGGCAGTGGCTTCATCGACGACAAGGAGTTGCAGAGAGCTCTGTCGTCATACAATCAGAGCTTCAGCTTGAGGACTGTTCATCTTCTCATGTACCTCTTCACCCAAACCAACACCAGGAAGATCG GGCCTAAGGAATTCACTGCAGTGTTCTACAGTCTTCAGAGTTGGagg GGAATATTTGAGAGGTTCGACAGGGATAGAAGTGGGCACATTGATGCAACTGAGCTGAGAGATGCACTGCTGAGTCTGGGTTTTTCCGTGTCACCTACGGTTTTGGATCTGCTGGTCTCTAAATTCGACAAGACCGGAGGCAAACACAGGGCCATTGAATATGACAATTTCATCGA GTGCTGTCTTACTGTTAAG GGTTTAACCGAAAAATTTAAGGAGAAGGACAAAGCGTACACCGGTACTGGAACTTTCAGCTATGAGGACTTCATGTTGACTGTGCTGCCTTTCCTCATTGCATAG